AGTTGCTTCTGCTATTTTCTCGGTTTTTTTGACGAAAGGAACGAATGAAAAATATGAGTCGCTATTTGCAAATTATCTCTTTAGATGCGCTCGGAAAGGCTGACTTGGAAGATCTCACCGATTTACCCACACTTGCTTTTCTGAAAAACAATGGGACGCATGTTTCAGCTGTTGAAACGATCTATCCCTCGCTCACATACCCAGCGCATACGACGATCATGACGGGACATTATCCGAAAACACATGGTATTATAAACAACACGAAGGTGCAACCAGAAAAGGCGTCACCAGATTGGTATTGGTATCGTAATGCAATCAAAGTTCCCACCTTATACGATGCCGCAAAACAAGCAGGGTTAAGCACTGCCGCCTTTTTATGGCCAGTGGCAGCGCGTAGTTCGATCGATTATAATATTGCTGAAATTTTCCCGAATCGATTTTGGCTGAGTCAAGTCGCCGTTTCATTGTGGGGAAGTTCGCCAGGCTTTTTGATAGAAATGAACCATCGTTTTGGCCATTTAAGAAAAGGAATTGCCCAGCCAGACTTAGATAACTTTTTGACAGCCGCAGTAGAAGACACGATTCTTCGCAAAAAACCGAATCTCACACTTGTGCATTTAGTGGATATGGATAGTATGCGGCATGCCCACGGGGTTAGATCACTTGAAGCACACGCAGCGCTAAAACGCCACGACGACCGGTTAGCAAGGATTATCGAGGCGACGAAGCGAAATGGTACATACGCAGAGACGACATTCATTGTTTTAGGAGATCATTATCAGATTGATGTGAGTAAGGCCATCCAGTTAAACGCGCTATTCGCCGAGCATCATTTCTTATCTGTACAAAATGGAAAAATAACAGATTGGGATGTCTACGCTAAAAGTTGCGATGGTTCGTGTTATATTTATGCTAAAGATGATACGGATATAGACCAGATTCGGGCGCTAATAGAGCCATTAGAAGGTATTGAAAAGATTTTTAGCGCTGAGGAAGCAGCAGCATTTGGAGCAGATGATACGTGCGCTTTAATGATAGAAGCCAAGGCAGGTTACTATTTTAAAGATGCAGCAGTAGGTGATGTTGTTCAAAAAATCGAGGCGCAGGACATTGGGAGGCCAGACTATTATCGCGCCGTACATGGCTATTCACCGCAAAAGCCAAACTATGATACAACCATGATTGCCTTTGGACAGGGTATCAAAAAGGGAGCAGTGATAGAGCGCTCACGATTAATTGACGCCGCGCCAACGTTTGCAGCCATTTTAAATATTGACTTCCCTGGAACAGCTGGTACGGTGATAGAAGGTATTTTTGATTAAGAAAAGGGGATACATCTAAATGAAATTGACGAAACAAGAGAAGAGCTGGGTATTGCAAGATTGGGGCAACTCGGTGTATTCTATTATGATTACAACGGCGATTTTACCGATTTACTTTAAAGGGGTGGCGAGTAACGCTGGTATTGCAGATCATGTATCAACGGCTTACTGGGGTTATGCGAATTCGCTCGGTACGCTATTTATTTCGCTACTGGCGCCGATTTTAGGGACCATTGCTGATTACCAGTTTTTCAAGAAACGGTTTTTCAGTTTATTCACCTGGATCGGTATCGCTTTTACAGTTGGCTTTGTGTTCGTTCCGAGCGATCAATGGATGTTGCTGCTGATATTCTATATGTTATCCTTGATCGGTTTTTCTGGAGCTAATATATTCTACGACTCGTTTTTAGTAGACGTCACCAGCAATGACCGAATGGATAAAATTTCGTCTTTCGGTTATGCATTTGGATATCTAGGAAGTTGCATTCCGTTTGTCGTTTTCATCATCTTTCAAGCGACGGGAATCTTGCCAATTAGTCAAACGATGCTGCTAAATGGCGCCTTTTTACTAACCGCTGTCTGGTGGGCTGTTTTCACGATACCACTTTGGCGTAATGTGCAACAAGTTTACTACATTCCACATGATAAAAAGCCCGTACGAAGCAGTTTCGCGAGGCTTGGTAAGACGCTTAAAAATATAAAACAGTACCGCAATATTGTTCTGTTTCTAGTCGCGTATTTTTTTTATATCGATGGTGTGGATACGATTTTCAGAATGGCCTCGTCCTACGGGATTGATCTTGGGATTTCAGACACCACGCTGATCATTGTCTTGTTGGTCACGCAAATTGTGGCGTTCCCGTTCACGATTATATACGGTCAACTAGCGAAACGATTCGGTGGTAAATCTCTCATACTTGTCGCGATTTCGATTTATATTATCATTTGTATCTACGCTATTTTCATGAAAACAACGACTGATTTCTGGGTTTTAGCCATGCTTGTCGGGACATCTCAAGGAGGCATTCAAGCGCTAAGCCGTTCTTATTTCGGCAAAATCATCCCTAAAGAACGATCCAATGAATTTTACGGATTCTATAATATTTTCGGCAAATTTTCAGCAATTATGGGCCCGGCACTGATGGGAGTCATCGCTCAAGTCACTGGCCACACACAATACGGTGTTGCGAGTCTCGTCGTTTTATTCGTTATCGGTGGCGTATTATTCTTATTTGTGAAGCCAATACCTGTTTTAGACCAACCTTAATTAAAATATGAAATGGAGAGATGTACGATGCAAGAAAACTATCAAAAAATAACCGAAGAATCTGGCGTTATGTCATTTGAATTAGAGCTAAATGCCCCGCGCCCTAAAGTATGGGAGCTTATTGCAACAACGAAAGGTTTTGCCCAATGGTTTCCTGAACTAAGCGTCGGCGAGTCTGGCGTTGATGGTATGATCTTATTTGATTTTGGGAATGGCGAATACGAAGAGATGACGATCACCATTTATGATCCTAAATCTGTATTGGAGTACACGTGGGATAAGAATGTCGTTCGATTTGAGCTCATCGAAAAAGAAGCAACAACAGTGCTACGATTCACGGAAGAAATAACGGAGTTGACGACACATACACCACGTGACATTGCAGGTTGGTACATGTGCTTACAAAAAATTCAGGGTATTTTAGAAGATAAAGACGTATCCTTTACAGAAGAAGAGTTTCTAGCGCTATTTGATAAGTATCAAGCAGTCATGAACTAAGAATTGAACAACTCATTCGCTCAGAAGGAAGAGGCGGCAGCGTGGATGGATTGGACGCTTATTAGTATTTTAAGTGCGGTTTATTCCTTACGACTCATGCAAAAGTTCCCCATCGTGAAAGATCGACTTTTGACGTGTACGAAACGGCTAGACTAATTACACCTAAAAGAAAGAGCCTCCGGGATGCTGTACAAACATTGGAGGCTCTTTTCGCATATGCTTGACTTGAAGTGAACTCCAAGATGTATACTAAAAGGGTGGAAAATTAAACAAGAAGCATAATGTCTGAGTCGAAATATTGTTCTATAAAATTGGTTTTAGATTGAATGGTAGCTATATCTATGTGTTCGCCTTTAGACATGACAACCCATTTATCTTCTACATCATTTTTTCGAACGATAACAGCCACTACTTCGCCGGAGAACTTTTTTGTAGGAACGACAGACGCAGACAGTATATAGGCATCTTGATATTCGCCGTCCCCAGCAATGATGTTTTCAACGAATCCATAGTCTACCGGATATACATTATTAAATGCGTCTGTGTAGCCTATAGGTCTGTCGATTGTGACAGTCACTTCAAATTTTTTCATGTATTTCTCCTTTCGTTTCGATATATTGCTTATTATAGCATGAAAGAAAGGCAGGTTTTATTTTTAAAGGAGGTTGTATGGATGAATATAAAATTGGTAAGCGCAGAGGCGAATGTTTCTGCCGATACGATTCGTTACTATGAGCGAATAGGGCTCATTCCACCAGTGCAAAGAAATGAAAATGGTGTTCGTATATTCGATGATGAAGATCTGCGTTGGATCACATTCAGCCGTCAGATGCGTAAAGCAGGGCTATCCATTGAATCCTTAATTGAATATCTAAGCCTTTTTCGTGAAGGAGATGACACCGCACCCGCACGTGTAGAACTTTTAAAAGAACAGCGAAATGAGCTGCAAGATCGTATTGACATGATGCAAAGCGCATTAGACCGTCTAGATTTTAAAATTGATAATTATGCGAGCCATATGATACCTGCTGAGAAAAAACTAAGAGACTTCTAAAAATAGAGCAAGCTCCCAAACATGATTCATATGGGAACTTGCTCTATTTATTTCTCATTTTTATATTCTAAAATATCCCCAGGTTGACATTCGAGTGCTGCGCAAATAGCTTCTAGGGTGGAGAACCGGATTGCTTTTGCCTTACCATTTTTCAGAACCGAAATATTAGCCATTGTGATGCCAACTTTTTTGGATAGTTCGGTAACACTCATTTTCCTTTTAGCCAGTTGTACGTCAATATTTATTATAATCGCCATAGCTTAGTCACCTCAGACCGTTAAGTCGTTTTCTGATTTGATACTAATTGCTTCTTGTAAAAGTCTTTGAAGAACCGCAGCAAATGTGGCAATAACGATAGATGCAAATGTAAGAATAAGTCCGATGATCATAATACCTGGAGCATCGGTTTTATCTGCTAAAAAATAAAAAAGTGGCAAACAAAGTACATATAGTGAGCTAATAATAATGGCACAATATTTGATCCATTTCAAGGAGTGAACAGAACGCTCGGAGAAAGCCACTTTTTTATCAATAAATGTTAGAACTTTGATAGCTTGATACAAACCAATGAAAAAAGGGATAACAGTAATGTACACCGTCATTAATATTGGATATAGCAACTTGGTAAACTCGGGAGCTCTTTTACTGACTTCTGTGGCAAGTAGTGGTAACGGAATAACGCATGCAGCAAGTATTGCAATTCCCATAAGAAGAACAACAATCTTTAAGAAGAGAGTAGATCCTCGCTTCATAATAAACACCTCATTTAATAGTATTATATTGATAATAGCAAAATATATATCGTTTTACAATAAATATATATCTTTATTTTTATTGAAACCACTATCTGGATTCCATTCTATATTTGATTTGGTTGACAATTAGTGAATAAAGATTATAATTGACTTACATAAAATTATTTAATAATCGCGTAAACTTAAGGAGGTTGGCTTATGAATCAACAAGAACGATTGGCTAAGATCCTCAGCATACTAGAAAAGCAACCGAAGATTTCTCAGAAGGAATTGATGTCGATTTTCAATATTTCAAAAGACTCCGTGCGTCGAGATATAGTGATATTAGTAGAGCAAGGATTGGCAGAACGGTATCCTGGTGGAATTTCGCGCCCGCTTTTAAAAGCACAGATCGAAAACTATTCGAGTCGCTTAATTAAGCGAGCAAGAGAAAAAGAGGAGATCGCGAAAGAGGCGGGTCACTTACTAGATTCGGAAATGACGATATATTTAGATGTTTCCACAACGGTTCATTTTTTAGCAGCTAACTTAGTGGCTCATGATTTGGTTGTCGTGACAAATTCCATGGACAATGCTTTATCCGTCTCACAAGAGGGAAGTAATCAAGTTTATTTACTTGGTGGTTTTTTTAATGCGAAATCTCGTATACTAACTGGTGAAGCAGTCTTGCAGCAATTAAATCAGTTTAATTTCGATTGGTCTTTTATCGGAGCCGCTGGAATAACGGAGCAAGGGATATATTACTCAGAATTGGCCGATAGTCACCTTAAGCGAGGTATTATTCAAAATTCTCAGAAGGTGTGTTTGTTAATCGACAGTAGCAAGTTTAATCAACAATCCGCGTATAAAATCGATTTTACAGGTATCAACAAGATCATTACAGATCAAGCTTTGCCGCCAAGCCTCATGAATGTCATGATTGCAAAGGAAATCGATGTGGTGCTTGTGAAAGAAGGAGGGAAATAATGACGATTATTAAAAATGTAAGAATAGCTCAAGGTCAAGATTTAGTTGAGGCGGCCGTTGTTATTGATCGAAATAAAATCCAGCGAGTATTGACCGGCGAGGACTTAGAAGACTTAAACGTAGACGAATATTTTCAAGAAAATATTATTGATGGTGATAATAAGCTGCTAATACCTGGCATGATCGATGTTCATATTCATGGAGCGCATAATTTTGATATGATGGATGGGACAACGGAAAGTATTCAAGCAGTTTCAAGAGCATGCGCAAAAACTGGCTGCACTAGCTTTTTAGTAACTTCGGTTAGTTCTAGTTTAGAGGTTTTATTGTTAATGATTGAGCAAACGAAAGCGGTAATAGGTAAAGAAGAAGGCGCTAAAATTGCGGGGATACACTTGGAAGGCCCGTATCTTAATGTAGAGAAAAAGGGCATGCAAAATCCTATCCATTTACGCCATCCCGATTTAAAGGAAATGGCAACAATATTCGATGTGGCAGACGGTCTAATTAAGATGGTGACAATAGCGCCAGAATTACCAGGTGGCCTGGAGCTTATACACTTTTTAAGGGAACGTGGCGTGGTTGTGGCGATTGCTCATTCTAATGCGACCTACGAGCAGGCTCAACTTGCATTCAGCCATGGAGCAACACATATTACGCACTGTTTTAATGCCATGCCAGCGATCCATCACAGGGCACCAGGATTAGTAACCGCAGCCTTGGAAGACGACTCTGTCAGCGTGCAAGCAATTGTTGATGGCGTACATCTCCATCCAGGGATTGTTCGGTTAATGCATAAAATAAAAGGGCCCGACAAAATGGTACTGACGACAGATGCGTTGCAAGCCATGGGTGTCGGTGATGGTGAGTATTTATTTGGAGGACATCAAGTAACCGTCAAGGAAGGTGTAGCACGCTTACATGATGGCACATTGGCTTCTAGTACAGTGACTATGAACCGTTCCTTACAACTTAGTACAGAGTTTGGTATTCCCTTAGAAAACAGTATTCAGATGGCTACCAGCACGCCAGCGACCATTTTAGGGATGGCTAATGTTGGATCTATTAAAGAAGGTTTTGTGGCCGATTTGGTCTTAGTTGATGAGGAATTTAATGTTGTTAAAACGTGGATTAATGGTATAGTTTTTTGAGCTTTTAAGTCAAATTTAAAGTATGCTGATAAATAGAATTTATCATATCAATCAAAAAATTTAAGGATGCGAAAATGAATGTTTGGACCTAACGACGATATTCTTAAGCAAAAAATTGTTGCTATTCTTGATGAATACATCATGTCACAAAAGCAAGCTGCAGAAATGCTTAATATGGATACCACGAATGTAACTAGACTAGTTAAAGACAAAAGAATCAATCCATTATATGTTTTTAATAAAGAAAGCCCCAGAACAATTTGTTTATTTTACAGAAAAGATGTAGAATCTTATCATGAAGTACTGAATGCCTATCGGAAATTAAGAAAAAAGTTTAAACATGATTAAAACATCTCAAAGATCGTTATAAGATCAATAAATTAATCTAAAATACTAAAACAAAAGCTAGAAAGGGAGCGATTTGCTCAGCAATTTGACTTCGCTCTTTCTAGTTTACATAATATATATTATAGGAAGTAATGAATCAATAATCAGAATAGCTGATTCATACAAAAAAGCATTATTTGTTGCCAATCAACAACAAATAATGCTTTTTATCTTATAAATTAGGATCATTTTTAAAGTTTTGATGTAAAGTTTCATTTTCATGATAAGCCTGGAATGTATATCCTTTGTTACGAAACATTTTTATAATCCTTGGTAATGCATCGAGCGTATTTTTACGTTCGTGGAATAAAATCACGATTGGTTCATCGCTACCTTCATATGCGTTAACTTGTGAAAGCACATTTTTGTATACTGCATTAGAATTACCAGGACCATAACGCCAGTCGTTGCTATCGATATTCCAATCAACCAGACGGAATCCATTTTGTTTCGTTTCTTCAATTTGCTTGTCTGTAAGATACGTACTGCCATATGGTGCTCTGATTAAATTAGTGCGAATACCACTTATTTCTGCAAATTTATCACGTTCGCGGTTCATTTCTCTAATGAACGTAGGATCTTTTTTACGGTAAAGTTTCTTAGGGTCATGCGTATAACTATGTAAACCAATAACAGAACCTCCATTGGCCATACGTTGATACGTAGCTTTATCGCTGTTAGGAAACTCATTTCCTACAAAAAAGAATGATGATGGAGCATTTTCTCGCTCCAGTATATCTAAGAATTCCGTAAGATGAATACTTGGACCATCGTCGAAAGTAAGGTAAGCAACTTTTTTTCCTGCAGCAGGTCCTGGTGGATCAATTGGTGCCATCTTCATAGGTTGCTTGTTCGCTGGTACTTTCCAGTGCTGCACAGTGACTGCTTCGGCTTTTAGTTGAATCATTTCTTTGGAACCCGTGCTATTCGTAGATAAATTATTGGTTATCGCTAAGCCTCCTATAGTTAAAACAATGGTTGTAATGATGATTGCCATGAACCATTTAAACTTGGATGACTTTATCTTGTGCGCTTGTGATCTTCGGCCTTGCCGCATTAGATTATTGCCCCCTTTTATATTTCTATATTACAATTTAAACACATATTAGGGGATTATTCAAGTGATAATTGTATAAGTTAACATTTTATTGACATGATAATGCCTTTTTTGTAATCAAAACGTAATGAAAGAATGAAAGAGCATAGTATTGTGAATCTATGCTCTTTGCTAGGAACTATTTAATTATATTTTTGTGTTTCTAAAATAGTATTTGCCATTTTAACGACATCATCTTCAGGTGCTTCGATTCCTTCTAACGGATATCTGATACCGAGACTCTCCCATTTATACACGCCCATTGTATGATATGGTAGCACTTCTACCCGCTCTACATTCGGCAATTTTGTGATGAATTCATGTAATTTCGTTAAGTCTTCAGGATCATCAGTTTTAGTTGGAATCAATACATGCCTAATCCAAATTGGTTGTTCTTTATCCGCTAAATACTGTGCAAAATCAAGAATTGGCGCGTTTGGACGAGTTGTAAGTTTTAGATGTTTGGCAGGATCAATCTGCTTGATATCAAGCAATATTAAATCTGTGACTTCCATCAGACGATCTAGTTTTTCAATGAATTCTGGATCTCTTGTAAAGCAGCCACCGCAAGAATCAATAGTAGTATGAATTCCAGCTTTTTTGCAAAGGGTGAAGAGTTCAATAAGAAAGTCTACTTGTAGTAAGGGTTCCCCTCCACTAACTGTAATACCTCCACCTGAAGCGTCCATGAAAGCCTTATATTTATAAGCTTCTTCAAAAACATCCTGTGCGGTTCTTTCCTCCCCAATTCCGATCTTCCATGTATCCGGATTATGACAAAATTGGCAACGCAATAAACAGCCTTGCATAAAAACAATAAAACGAATACCAGGACCATCAACAGTCCCCATTGTTTCTACGGAATGAACACGACCAATAACTTCAGACATTTTACTCCTCTTCCTTTCAGTGACAGATTTACAACAGACAGGGATTGCAACAAACACAATCCCTAACTAATGTCTTTTCACAGAACTATAAAGCCCCGCGAAACCTCAGCGGAATGAGAAATGCTAAGATTCTAGGCAAAAGCGAGTACCGAAGCGGAATGTACGACTGTACATGAGCATCGGAACGGAGCTTTTAACGACGAAGATTAGCGTTTCTCGTTTTGCTGACTTACATAGATTCGTGCATAGTGCGGTGTATCACATCTAATTGTTGTTCACGTGTTAATTTAATGAAGTTAACAGCGTAACCAGATACACGGATTGTTAATTGTGGGTATTCTTCTGGATGATCCATCGCATCAAGCAATGTATCACGGTTGAAGACGTTAATATTTAAATGATGGCCCATTTTTGTTGAATAACCATCAAGCATAGCTACTAAGTTGTTAATTTGTGATTCATCTTCGCGACCTAATGCTTTTGGCACGATCGAGAACGTATTCGAGATACCATCTTGTCCATATTCATATGGAAGTTTTGCAACGGATGATAGGGAAGCTAAAGCGCCTTTTGTATCGCGACCGTGCATTGGGTTTGCTCCTGGTGCGAATGGTTCGCCAGCACGACGTCCGTCTGGTGTGTTACCAGTTTTCTTACCGTATACCACGTTAGAAGTAATAGTAAGAACAGATGTTGTGTGAACAGAATCACGGTACGTTTTGTGTTTTCTTACTTTTGTCATGAATGCTTTTAGTAAGTCAACAGCGATTTGGTCTACGCGATCATCGTTGTTTCCGTATTTAGGATAGTCGCCAATAATTTCAAAATCAACAGCGATGCCATTTTCGTCACGGATTGGTTTTACTTGTGCGTATTTGATAGCACTTAGTGAGTCAGCTGCAACAGAAAGTCCAGCGATACCAGTTGCCATTGTACGTAAAACATGTGTGTCATGTAAAGCCATTTCAAGACGTTCGTACGCATATTTATCATGCATGTAATGGATAACGTTTAATGTGTTTAAATAAAGTTCTGCAATCCATTCCATCATTTCGTCATATTTAGCGACTACTTCTTCATAATCAAGCACTTCTGATGTAATTGGTTGGAAAGCTGGTCCAACTTGTGCTTTTGATTTCTCATCTACGCCACCATTGATAGCATAAAGCAATGTTTTCGCAAGGTTCGCACGTGCGCCGAAGAATTGCATTTGTTTACCGATACGCATTGCGGATACACAACATGCGATTCCATAATCGTCGCCCCATTTAGGACGCATTACATCATCATTTTCATATTGGATAGCGCTTGTTTTGATAGACATTTTAGCACAGAATTTCTTGAATCCTGATGGTAAATGAGTCGACCAAAGTACGGTTAAGTTTGGTTCAGGAGCTGGTCCTAGGTTGTTAAGTGTATGCAAGAAACGGAATGAGTTTTTTGTAACAAGTGGCAAACCGTCTTCTGAAATACCGCCGATTGATTCTGTTACCCATGTTGGATCTCCAGAGAACAATTCGTTGTAATCAGGCGTACGAGCAAATTTAACAAGACGCAATTTCATGATAAAATGATCCACAATTTCTTGTGCTTCTACTTCTGTTAATGTACCGTTGCGTAAATCGCGTTCTACAAAGATATCAAGGAAAGTAGATGTACGGCCTAAACTCATTGCTGCGCCGTTTTGTTCTTTAATTGCTGCAAGATAACCGAAGTATAACCATTGGAAAGCTTCTTGTGCAGTTGTAGCTGGTTTAGAAATATCAAAACCATGTTGTGCTCCCATTTGTTTTAATTCAGCTAAAGCGCGAATTTGTTCA
The sequence above is drawn from the Listeria weihenstephanensis genome and encodes:
- a CDS encoding alkaline phosphatase family protein; the protein is MSRYLQIISLDALGKADLEDLTDLPTLAFLKNNGTHVSAVETIYPSLTYPAHTTIMTGHYPKTHGIINNTKVQPEKASPDWYWYRNAIKVPTLYDAAKQAGLSTAAFLWPVAARSSIDYNIAEIFPNRFWLSQVAVSLWGSSPGFLIEMNHRFGHLRKGIAQPDLDNFLTAAVEDTILRKKPNLTLVHLVDMDSMRHAHGVRSLEAHAALKRHDDRLARIIEATKRNGTYAETTFIVLGDHYQIDVSKAIQLNALFAEHHFLSVQNGKITDWDVYAKSCDGSCYIYAKDDTDIDQIRALIEPLEGIEKIFSAEEAAAFGADDTCALMIEAKAGYYFKDAAVGDVVQKIEAQDIGRPDYYRAVHGYSPQKPNYDTTMIAFGQGIKKGAVIERSRLIDAAPTFAAILNIDFPGTAGTVIEGIFD
- the pflA gene encoding pyruvate formate-lyase-activating protein, with amino-acid sequence MSEVIGRVHSVETMGTVDGPGIRFIVFMQGCLLRCQFCHNPDTWKIGIGEERTAQDVFEEAYKYKAFMDASGGGITVSGGEPLLQVDFLIELFTLCKKAGIHTTIDSCGGCFTRDPEFIEKLDRLMEVTDLILLDIKQIDPAKHLKLTTRPNAPILDFAQYLADKEQPIWIRHVLIPTKTDDPEDLTKLHEFITKLPNVERVEVLPYHTMGVYKWESLGIRYPLEGIEAPEDDVVKMANTILETQKYN
- the pflB gene encoding formate C-acetyltransferase, translated to MKEQWFEFTGGNWENEIDVRDFIMKNYRLYDGDDSFLVGPTDATSQLWDQVMDLTKQERDNGGVLDMDTKIVSTITSHEPGYLNKDLETVVGVQTDVPFKRSLQPFGGIRMAELACEAYGYEVDKEISSIFRDWRKTHNQGVFDAYNDEMRAARKSGIITGLPDAYGRGRIIGDYRRVALYGVDRLIEEKKKDLKNTGLRTMSDDIIRLREELNEQIRALAELKQMGAQHGFDISKPATTAQEAFQWLYFGYLAAIKEQNGAAMSLGRTSTFLDIFVERDLRNGTLTEVEAQEIVDHFIMKLRLVKFARTPDYNELFSGDPTWVTESIGGISEDGLPLVTKNSFRFLHTLNNLGPAPEPNLTVLWSTHLPSGFKKFCAKMSIKTSAIQYENDDVMRPKWGDDYGIACCVSAMRIGKQMQFFGARANLAKTLLYAINGGVDEKSKAQVGPAFQPITSEVLDYEEVVAKYDEMMEWIAELYLNTLNVIHYMHDKYAYERLEMALHDTHVLRTMATGIAGLSVAADSLSAIKYAQVKPIRDENGIAVDFEIIGDYPKYGNNDDRVDQIAVDLLKAFMTKVRKHKTYRDSVHTTSVLTITSNVVYGKKTGNTPDGRRAGEPFAPGANPMHGRDTKGALASLSSVAKLPYEYGQDGISNTFSIVPKALGREDESQINNLVAMLDGYSTKMGHHLNINVFNRDTLLDAMDHPEEYPQLTIRVSGYAVNFIKLTREQQLDVIHRTMHESM
- the nagA gene encoding N-acetylglucosamine-6-phosphate deacetylase — translated: MTIIKNVRIAQGQDLVEAAVVIDRNKIQRVLTGEDLEDLNVDEYFQENIIDGDNKLLIPGMIDVHIHGAHNFDMMDGTTESIQAVSRACAKTGCTSFLVTSVSSSLEVLLLMIEQTKAVIGKEEGAKIAGIHLEGPYLNVEKKGMQNPIHLRHPDLKEMATIFDVADGLIKMVTIAPELPGGLELIHFLRERGVVVAIAHSNATYEQAQLAFSHGATHITHCFNAMPAIHHRAPGLVTAALEDDSVSVQAIVDGVHLHPGIVRLMHKIKGPDKMVLTTDALQAMGVGDGEYLFGGHQVTVKEGVARLHDGTLASSTVTMNRSLQLSTEFGIPLENSIQMATSTPATILGMANVGSIKEGFVADLVLVDEEFNVVKTWINGIVF
- a CDS encoding inorganic pyrophosphatase yields the protein MKKFEVTVTIDRPIGYTDAFNNVYPVDYGFVENIIAGDGEYQDAYILSASVVPTKKFSGEVVAVIVRKNDVEDKWVVMSKGEHIDIATIQSKTNFIEQYFDSDIMLLV
- a CDS encoding DUF2975 domain-containing protein, with amino-acid sequence MKRGSTLFLKIVVLLMGIAILAACVIPLPLLATEVSKRAPEFTKLLYPILMTVYITVIPFFIGLYQAIKVLTFIDKKVAFSERSVHSLKWIKYCAIIISSLYVLCLPLFYFLADKTDAPGIMIIGLILTFASIVIATFAAVLQRLLQEAISIKSENDLTV
- a CDS encoding MFS transporter, producing the protein MKLTKQEKSWVLQDWGNSVYSIMITTAILPIYFKGVASNAGIADHVSTAYWGYANSLGTLFISLLAPILGTIADYQFFKKRFFSLFTWIGIAFTVGFVFVPSDQWMLLLIFYMLSLIGFSGANIFYDSFLVDVTSNDRMDKISSFGYAFGYLGSCIPFVVFIIFQATGILPISQTMLLNGAFLLTAVWWAVFTIPLWRNVQQVYYIPHDKKPVRSSFARLGKTLKNIKQYRNIVLFLVAYFFYIDGVDTIFRMASSYGIDLGISDTTLIIVLLVTQIVAFPFTIIYGQLAKRFGGKSLILVAISIYIIICIYAIFMKTTTDFWVLAMLVGTSQGGIQALSRSYFGKIIPKERSNEFYGFYNIFGKFSAIMGPALMGVIAQVTGHTQYGVASLVVLFVIGGVLFLFVKPIPVLDQP
- a CDS encoding polysaccharide deacetylase family protein — translated: MAIIITTIVLTIGGLAITNNLSTNSTGSKEMIQLKAEAVTVQHWKVPANKQPMKMAPIDPPGPAAGKKVAYLTFDDGPSIHLTEFLDILERENAPSSFFFVGNEFPNSDKATYQRMANGGSVIGLHSYTHDPKKLYRKKDPTFIREMNRERDKFAEISGIRTNLIRAPYGSTYLTDKQIEETKQNGFRLVDWNIDSNDWRYGPGNSNAVYKNVLSQVNAYEGSDEPIVILFHERKNTLDALPRIIKMFRNKGYTFQAYHENETLHQNFKNDPNL
- a CDS encoding DeoR/GlpR family DNA-binding transcription regulator, which encodes MNQQERLAKILSILEKQPKISQKELMSIFNISKDSVRRDIVILVEQGLAERYPGGISRPLLKAQIENYSSRLIKRAREKEEIAKEAGHLLDSEMTIYLDVSTTVHFLAANLVAHDLVVVTNSMDNALSVSQEGSNQVYLLGGFFNAKSRILTGEAVLQQLNQFNFDWSFIGAAGITEQGIYYSELADSHLKRGIIQNSQKVCLLIDSSKFNQQSAYKIDFTGINKIITDQALPPSLMNVMIAKEIDVVLVKEGGK
- a CDS encoding helix-turn-helix domain-containing protein, with the translated sequence MAIIINIDVQLAKRKMSVTELSKKVGITMANISVLKNGKAKAIRFSTLEAICAALECQPGDILEYKNEK
- a CDS encoding MerR family transcriptional regulator, coding for MNIKLVSAEANVSADTIRYYERIGLIPPVQRNENGVRIFDDEDLRWITFSRQMRKAGLSIESLIEYLSLFREGDDTAPARVELLKEQRNELQDRIDMMQSALDRLDFKIDNYASHMIPAEKKLRDF
- a CDS encoding SRPBCC domain-containing protein, which codes for MQENYQKITEESGVMSFELELNAPRPKVWELIATTKGFAQWFPELSVGESGVDGMILFDFGNGEYEEMTITIYDPKSVLEYTWDKNVVRFELIEKEATTVLRFTEEITELTTHTPRDIAGWYMCLQKIQGILEDKDVSFTEEEFLALFDKYQAVMN